The Sesamum indicum cultivar Zhongzhi No. 13 linkage group LG2, S_indicum_v1.0, whole genome shotgun sequence genome contains a region encoding:
- the LOC105177164 gene encoding uncharacterized protein LOC105177164 produces the protein MDSGNSGSLQSSSGGDDQEFDSRGESSISSFLNPSSHDHFDSISAPHTQFITHQIQIQNPSFFDPPHALSQNLDHSTHQYSNENDLIWSRSGLRSEPNFPSFGNLTVPSSSLPSSRTKTNNHQPTPSAAAVQPPFPAAGPSSSSAVQPEGERNVIKNPKKRTRASRRAPTTVLTTDTTNFRQMVQEFTGIPAAPFSGSSPYSRRLDLFSAASALRAADTLGPLYPLRPSAHKVLSPFSSSPSPLNSTMIDAITPTTNIGSTSNNTNTAMSTTTNTAALGGSTPNISNSFALSGDHHPHLLINLQSPNILSKPDQLPVNFGSLSGFLGRDTPAASAAVRNNNHDDNIRTWRSGETVRSNDGVEENLVGFDGNIDSSDSQRVSGYNLNLAEKGMENVVGAASASGAEGTVASWICPSD, from the coding sequence ATGGATTCTGGAAACAGTGGGAGTCTGCAATCCTCAAGTGGAGGTGATGATCAAGAGTTTGATTCTAGAGGAGAATCCTCCATCTCTTCTTTCTTGAACCCTTCATCCCATGATCATTTCGACTCAATCTCAGCTCCACACACACAGTTTATCACAcaccaaatccaaatccaaaaCCCCAGTTTCTTTGATCCTCCTCATGCCCTCTCCCAAAATCTTGATCATTCCACTCATCAGTACAGCAACGAGAACGATCTGATTTGGTCAAGATCAGGGTTAAGATCTGAACCCAATTTTCCCAGCTTTGGAAACTTAACTGTACCTTCATCATCATTACCATCATCAAGAACAAAAACCAACAACCACCAGCCCACTCCGAGTGCTGCAGCAGTACAACCCCCATTCCCTGCTGCAGGCCCATCATCATCCTCGGCAGTACAACCCGAGGGCGAGAGGAACGTGATCAAGAACCCCAAGAAACGCACTCGGGCTTCGCGCCGAGCGCCCACCACCGTGCTCACCACCGACACCACCAATTTCAGGCAGATGGTGCAGGAGTTCACCGGGATCCCCGCCGCCCCGTTCTCGGGCTCGTCCCCTTATTCTCGACGGTTGGATCTGTTCTCGGCCGCCTCCGCCTTGAGGGCAGCCGACACTCTCGGCCCGCTCTATCCACTCCGGCCGTCCGCCCACAAGGTTCTTTCCCCGttttcatcttctccttctcctCTGAATTCCACCATGATTGACGCTATAACGCCCACAACAAACATCGGCAGTACTAGTAATAACACCAACACTGCAATGTCGACTACCACCAACACCGCCGCTCTCGGCGGTTCCACTCCGAATATTTCAAACAGTTTTGCGCTGTCAGGCGATCATCATCCTCATCTCCTGATCAACCTGCAGAGCCCAAACATCCTCAGCAAGCCTGATCAACTGCCGGTGAATTTCGGCAGCCTGAGTGGGTTCTTGGGCAGGGACACTCCGGCGGCTTCTGCTGCAGTGCGGAACAATAATCATGATGATAATATTAGGACATGGAGAAGTGGAGAAACAGTGAGAAGTAATGATGGGGTTGAAGAAAACTTGGTGGGATTTGATGGGAACATTGACAGTAGTGATTCACAGCGTGTGAGTGGATACAATTTGAATCTTGCAGAGAAAGGTATGGAGAATGTTGTTGGAGCAGCCTCTGCCTCTGGGGCTGAAGGTACTGTTGCTTCATGGATTTGTCCTTCTgattaa